From the Hippocampus zosterae strain Florida chromosome 13, ASM2543408v3, whole genome shotgun sequence genome, the window TTCTTACATGTCAATGGGTcaaaattactgtttcaaacaCCAAAATTTGCCCTCAAAGCTCGACCGAACGAGCACTAATTGAAGATTATTCGTGAGAAGAGCACTGTGGGCAGGTGAATGTGACATGTACTTCAGCTGtcaaatttttttctttgtcattaCTGTATTTGTTCTGGAGGATTTTACTAACTAAATCTTTAAACGTAACAAGAGAAAAAGTAACACTAGCTAAAGTTTGGTCGCTAGATCACGAAGCTAGCGAACACCCGTGACGTATTTACCCGATGAAACAATTTAATGTATCATAGAAAAGGAAGAACTTACACTTTGGCGACCCCTTAAATATAACAGTTGTTCTTTGACGATCACGTAGAACGGCGAAATGGACAAATTCGTCGTTTCTGTGGTTTATAACGTCATGAAAGTGGTCCGAAGTGCAAGGCGATGAGACGCTTTCTTTTTACCTGCATAGGGGTTACCACGGTAACACGTAACACTGGAAAATCCGGAGCTCTTCGCTTGACATTGAACGTCACTACATTGTAACGACTTTAGCTTTGGCATTGAACTTTTTCACTTGAATGTTGACTTGTTCTCAcgaaaaagagaaacaaaaagaaaccagGGGAAACGGTCGGGGAGACAACAAATACATGTAAGTCATTCTGTTATTATTCTTTACTCACTTTTGCTGAAAAGTGTAATGGTAGATTTTGACAACGTTAAAAAGCTAATTTCACTCGTGCTTTCCTGATTTTATATCAGACTTCAAAGTATGTTTCTAACATATATTCAATTTTCACAATGTCATAAAAAACAATTTAGAAATACATGGTCATAAACAACCAAAATGTAGAACTACAGATATCAATTATTTTTCTGTCATTTGAATTCACCACCTTTTGACAAATTGTGTTCCATGTTGGCATATGAATATACAAAGTCTACACActccaaatgtcatttttttataattaaacagcattttaaaaaaatgttttccatacTTAACGTGACCGAATCTGTACAACTAaatcttttggaaaataaaataaaaaactgaaataGTGACATTTCAAGTGTTGTTGAATGAGTTTAGCATTAAAGTTCCTCTGATTAACCCTACATAAATTTCAACTGTTCATATGTTTTCACTGCCATATTTTCTCTCCAATTTCCCCAAAACATGGGAAAAAATTTGTTCAGTTCAGATGAAACCACGATTAAACATTTTGGCCATAATTCCAAAAGGTATGTTTTATCATGAGCTGACCCTGAAGATCCAATATGTTTTCACTGTACACAAAAGACCTGTTTTTCCTTATTAATTGTTCACAAATCTTTCCCAGTGAGCACTTTGCCAAGGTAATCCCTTAACGTCAGAGGGGTAGGATATTATAATGCTGATGAAAGTGCCTCCATTGTTTGGTATGTGTGGTCCCCACTATGCATGATGTGAAAAATATAAGTGTATTCATGGAAACTTGAACCTACTCATTAGGAAGTCCAGTATGACCATGTCAATGAAGTCCACCAGCCTTGTTCCTTTGTCATAGGGCGCTGTTTTCTTGATGGTCGTGCAGTAGTCTGGGTCCGTCTCCCATCTGAAATGCACATCACTTGCAAGTAACCTGACAGCCCATGTATCACAATCAACCTTGTATACAGACGATCCGCTCACTTTGCCAGCTTGCTGCGGCTGTAGGAGCGTCTCCATGGCGATCGCCAGCTCCTCCGTCTGGCCAGGGAGAGGTCGGGCAGCATGAGGGCTAAAGAGGCCTCCAAGTCCGTAGGTTTGCCGCACACTGCGTGTTCTGTGGAGCAGTAGTACGAGCAGCGGCCGTAGAAGCACACATTGCCCACTAGGGGGAGCAGTAAGCACAGGGAGAGTGGAGGGAAGTGAGAAGTACAGACGGGAGGAGCATCCAGAAATACCCAATCTCAAAGTGAAAATTTAACACAAGGATTACCGGGGGAGTTAAAAAACGTCCGGGCCAGTTTGCGATCCGTCGTGATGTCTTTAATCTCTTTGACGACATCCACCTGCCTCCCAACGACTGGAGGTACCCTCCGATACCCTAAAATTCTGCGCAGTGAGGAAATACAAAGGCTGAGAAGTGACTGAATGAGCACGCCAGAGAAGGGCAGAGACGCATGATGAAATTACAGTGGGGTTTCATGTAACATAAGCTCAGCTGCACACTCGTACGCTTGTACCTTTTTTTTATAGCGGGAAACGGATCCCTatcatggggtcaaatttgagcATTTCTCTCCACTTTATCCTGTGGTATGACTGTCAAAAGTGAGCTCAGTGGTGTCAACAACCGTTAACgttaaacctgttcaatatATATAATCACAAATCCTTATATGTGTGGTCAAAGCCCAGTTGGGTTGAGCCATAATCGTGACACGGTCAGGAATGACCTGAAGCTCATACTATTGCCAGACACAGAGAAAGAGAATGGAATTCCCAATAAAAATAGTTACCAGATAAGCTAACTGTGATGCGAGCGTCTACTCATTCTACTTAGCTTTCTTCTTTGTGTTAAATGTCTGCATGCCTTGTGGCACGATAGTGCTTCTCACATTAGTCTTGATCTGACAGACATCTGGTTTTGGCAAAGGACAGTTGCGATTTTTGGCGCAGATACCGTTACtaatgttttttgggtttttttgcgagTGTGTATGTTAAAAATTGCTATGTGTGTACCCCTCTTTACACACATGTGATGTCATACCTGTCTAGGTGAAAGGCTCCAATTTCTGCATTGTGACGCTCAAAGTCAGAGAAATAGTAGAGGTTATAGTTGGTTTCATCATCTCTTTCCTGCCTGCAAGCACAGAATGTCGGTCACAGGTGAGTGTGAAGAGCAATCTCGGGAATTGATCACACATCCTTATTATATCCTCGATCGACCAGAGTCCCAAGAATGGCTCATTTTCGACCTGACAGGTTCTACTGTACTTTTCTTGATTGGAAAAGGATTGTCTATCGGCAAGTTAGGACGTGTGAGACATGTACGTTTTTCTCGAGGGATTCACACAAACTGAAGGAAATTTtaacttcttgttttttttccataaggTCTCTCAAATGCGAATTTTTGCCATTATCAACTCACTTCATGGGCTTGAACATGGCCTGCCCATAGTTTGGGAATGACATCACCAGCTTCAGCTGCGTACCCCCGGTTTTCTgcactgggagaaaaaaaagaagatgagaGTGTTATTAGTAACGTTCCCAAAAATAACAGTCAGTCAAGATGCTGAGTGTAGTTGGAACTGAAACGACAACCTAAGCACAACATACAAAGGATTTAGAAAATCGGTTAATGGGTTCCagagaaattgaaaaaataatccTTTTTAAAGATGTTCAAGTAGTTTACATGTTACAGTAAGTTGAGCAGGTCCCAATTTTGTCAGACAAACCCATCGATTGAATTTCCTCTCGCATCATGTAATTGCGGTAACAAGTGAAAGTGTGACCCCAATGAATGTAAAGCTCCATACAATCCTCAGCTGATCCTCCAAGTTTCTTAAAAGCCTCTTGATCAAACAAGGGTTGAATCTGCACTTGAAAGTGTCACTCCGAAACAGCGGCTGTCAGCTATTCTTCAAAACCGTCCCTCCGATCTGCCCTTGTCCtccaaggacatttttttttctaatgtaacCCTCTTCAAGTGGACTTCCCCTGCATTCCCCTCGCTTGAGATCCATTTTACCTTGAGCGGTCGCAACATCACGCGGCCGCAAGCGGGCCATTACATCATACCTGAGCTGACGATGGGGTGCGTGGCGAGCTGTTGGATCACAGACTCCATGTTGGGGTCCGGGTGGGGGTATAGCTGCCAGCGGGAGATGGCCAGATGAAAACGCAGCCAGGGGGGATGACTGTCACTGCTGCTGTTCCAGTGGGCGTTGTCGTAACTCTCCTGGCTTCTACTCACCCTGCGGACACCGTCATGGTCATTTGGAGTGCCGCCTCTCACAATCGCCGTTGGACCTCAGCTCGCAATCAGGCCTCTTTCAAATATGGATCAAAATCCGATGTTTCGGATGTGTGTCAACAAACGATATCTAACATTAAACATTTGTGTTCCGCCTGGTGGTTGTTAACATGCGATGTGGGTGTACGCGGTTGTTCTATGAGTTATAATGAATACGCGTCACTTGAAATGCACACGAAAATCGGATATAAGCATTCAATCGGAAAAGGTACACTTGGACCTGCAGTTTTTGTAAATCCAGCTTCTGTCTACTAACCACATTTGGGAGCTCCTCTCGGACCGCAGCTTTGGTATGACCTTCAACAACAAATCCTCGTCTTGAACAGCCGACATGGGCGCATTGTAAAGAGGATGGTTAAACAGCGCCTGTAGCTTCGCCAGACTTGACGCCAGAGGCTCAACAATGGCAGCTTTTATTCTTCCGCCCTGGAAATGGTCCAGAGGGACACCG encodes:
- the LOC127613446 gene encoding extracellular serine/threonine protein kinase FAM20C-like; this translates as MMWRIRRRSRTICLSLALVSIFLHLLLMFVSLSLYHQPCDPPPLTRTPIATHLANKSYGFTGAAVLDESTDGPRRHSPGVPLDHFQGGRIKAAIVEPLASSLAKLQALFNHPLYNAPMSAVQDEDLLLKVIPKLRSERSSQMWVSRSQESYDNAHWNSSSDSHPPWLRFHLAISRWQLYPHPDPNMESVIQQLATHPIVSSVQKTGGTQLKLVMSFPNYGQAMFKPMKQERDDETNYNLYYFSDFERHNAEIGAFHLDRILGYRRVPPVVGRQVDVVKEIKDITTDRKLARTFFNSPVGNVCFYGRCSYYCSTEHAVCGKPTDLEASLALMLPDLSLARRRSWRSPWRRSYSRSKLAKWETDPDYCTTIKKTAPYDKGTRLVDFIDMVILDFLMSNMDRHHYETFEKFGNDTFLLHLDNGRAFGRHSKDEPSILVPLEQCCRIRRSTWLRLRLLSLPQYRLSDVMRASLSQDPLHGVAPLLTEPHLAALDRRLKTVMDAVSRCMEKQSENGGAEVIYDDIDQLKDM